One Falsihalocynthiibacter arcticus DNA segment encodes these proteins:
- a CDS encoding saccharopine dehydrogenase family protein, which yields MGKTLVIGAGGVSSAAVHKMAMNSDVFTEITLASRRLFKCEEIAAGVKSRTGVTIKTAQVDAMDVPAVVALIRKTGAELLVNLALPYQDLVLMDACLEAGIHYLDTANYEPEDEAKFEYHWQWAYQDKFKAAGLTCILGSGFDPGVTSIYAAWLKKHKLDTIRQIDVLDCNGGDNGKAFATNFNPEINIREVTADARHWENGDWVTSPAMTHKVTFDFPEVGEKNMYLMYHEELESMKTHFPEIERARFWMTFGDAYINHVRVLEGIGMTSIEPIIHNGQEIIPLQFLKSVLPDPSDLGELTKGKTCIGDIATGLKDGVEKTYYIYNICDHEECYAEVGSQAVSYTTGVPAMIGAAMVLKGIWREPGVWNTEQLDPDAFMDMLNEQGLPWEVHELSGPVEF from the coding sequence ATGGGCAAAACATTGGTAATCGGCGCGGGCGGCGTTTCGTCCGCCGCTGTGCATAAAATGGCAATGAATTCGGATGTTTTCACCGAGATCACCTTGGCTTCACGGCGCCTTTTTAAGTGCGAGGAGATCGCGGCGGGGGTTAAATCCCGCACAGGCGTCACGATCAAGACGGCCCAAGTTGATGCAATGGATGTTCCGGCCGTTGTGGCTTTGATCCGCAAAACGGGCGCGGAATTACTGGTCAATCTTGCGCTTCCGTATCAAGATTTGGTGCTGATGGATGCCTGTCTTGAGGCAGGAATTCACTATCTGGATACCGCCAACTATGAGCCAGAGGACGAAGCCAAATTTGAGTATCACTGGCAATGGGCCTATCAGGACAAGTTTAAGGCTGCGGGTCTAACCTGCATTCTTGGCTCTGGTTTTGATCCAGGGGTGACCTCGATTTACGCCGCTTGGCTCAAGAAACACAAGTTGGATACCATTCGCCAAATCGACGTCCTTGATTGCAACGGCGGCGACAATGGCAAAGCGTTTGCCACCAATTTCAACCCCGAGATCAACATCCGAGAAGTCACCGCAGACGCGCGTCACTGGGAAAATGGCGATTGGGTGACGAGCCCCGCTATGACCCATAAAGTAACCTTTGATTTCCCAGAAGTGGGCGAGAAGAACATGTACCTCATGTATCATGAGGAACTCGAAAGCATGAAAACCCACTTCCCCGAAATCGAACGGGCGCGGTTTTGGATGACGTTCGGCGATGCCTATATCAATCACGTGCGCGTTCTTGAGGGCATTGGCATGACGTCCATTGAGCCTATCATCCATAACGGCCAAGAAATTATCCCGCTACAATTCCTTAAATCCGTGTTGCCAGATCCGTCCGATTTGGGCGAATTGACCAAGGGCAAAACCTGTATCGGGGATATTGCGACGGGTCTCAAAGATGGCGTGGAAAAAACCTATTATATCTACAATATCTGCGACCACGAGGAGTGTTACGCCGAAGTTGGAAGCCAAGCGGTTTCCTATACGACCGGTGTTCCAGCCATGATCGGCGCGGCTATGGTTCTCAAGGGGATTTGGCGCGAGCCAGGCGTTTGGAATACAGAGCAGTTGGACCCAGACGCCTTTATGGACATGCTCAACGAGCAAGGCCTGCCGTGGGAAGTTCACGAACTTAGCGGCCCTGTGGAGTTCTAA
- a CDS encoding EVE domain-containing protein: MAYWLFKSEPNAWSWDDQVAKGDVGEEWNGVRNYQARNNMRLMEIGDLGFFYHSLKEKAVVGIVEVCALAHPDSTTDDPRWECVDIRAVRPVVKPVTLALCKADPRLENMALVKNTRLSVQPVTEAEWTIICEMAGVPF; encoded by the coding sequence ATGGCGTATTGGCTGTTCAAATCAGAGCCTAATGCTTGGAGTTGGGACGATCAGGTCGCCAAAGGCGATGTGGGCGAGGAATGGAACGGGGTGCGCAATTATCAGGCGCGCAACAATATGCGGCTGATGGAAATTGGCGACTTGGGTTTCTTTTATCACTCCCTCAAGGAAAAGGCCGTTGTTGGTATCGTTGAGGTCTGTGCCCTCGCGCATCCAGACAGCACAACCGACGATCCGCGCTGGGAATGTGTGGATATTCGCGCCGTGAGACCTGTAGTAAAACCTGTTACCCTCGCCCTGTGCAAAGCGGACCCGCGCCTTGAAAACATGGCTTTGGTCAAGAATACGCGTCTCTCGGTTCAACCCGTAACAGAGGCTGAATGGACTATCATCTGCGAGATGGCTGGAGTGCCTTTTTAA
- the speB gene encoding agmatinase: MSIFLESELSPSERDETALFRVIPMPLERTVSYGAGTQSGPAAIIEASNELERLCQGIVPCSEGIFTEPDVDCSGPLPEIMERLAQRTEFAAQNGKIPVTLGGEHSLSYGAVMGVARALKKPVGIIQIDAHADLRIAYQGEKHSHASVMHLLGEEGIQLAQFGVRALCEQEVESRERNKVFFVDAEELVTDNIHAVDLPADFPEHVYISYDVDGLDPSQMPATGTAVPGGLSYYQSLQLVEHALKGRKCVGIDVVELAPNGEIAWDFTAAQIVYRLMAAALK; this comes from the coding sequence ATGAGCATTTTTCTTGAGAGCGAACTCAGCCCCTCCGAACGCGATGAGACGGCACTGTTTCGCGTCATTCCGATGCCGTTGGAGCGCACGGTTTCCTATGGTGCGGGCACGCAGTCAGGCCCCGCCGCCATCATCGAGGCGAGCAATGAACTTGAGCGGCTTTGCCAAGGGATTGTCCCCTGTTCCGAAGGAATTTTTACCGAACCAGATGTGGATTGCAGTGGCCCCTTGCCCGAAATCATGGAACGCCTAGCACAGCGCACCGAATTTGCCGCTCAGAATGGCAAAATTCCGGTCACTTTGGGAGGCGAACACTCTCTTTCCTATGGTGCGGTGATGGGGGTTGCGCGTGCGCTGAAAAAACCAGTCGGGATTATTCAGATTGATGCACATGCAGATCTGCGGATTGCCTATCAGGGGGAAAAACACTCGCACGCGTCCGTAATGCATTTGCTAGGCGAAGAGGGCATTCAACTGGCGCAATTCGGCGTTCGCGCACTGTGTGAACAGGAAGTTGAAAGCCGAGAGCGGAACAAAGTTTTCTTCGTCGATGCGGAAGAGCTTGTTACCGACAATATCCACGCGGTCGACCTGCCTGCAGACTTTCCCGAGCATGTGTATATTTCCTATGACGTGGATGGATTGGATCCGTCACAGATGCCCGCCACAGGTACCGCCGTTCCTGGGGGCCTTAGTTATTACCAGTCACTACAACTGGTTGAACATGCCCTCAAAGGCCGGAAATGTGTGGGGATCGACGTGGTAGAGCTTGCTCCAAACGGCGAAATCGCTTGGGATTTTACTGCCGCGCAAATTGTGTATCGCTTGATGGCTGCAGCCCTCAAATAA
- a CDS encoding HD domain-containing protein codes for MANQPRAWQRMLSGRRLDLLDPTPMDIEIIDIAHGLAFVARWNGQTKGDFAYSVAEHSLLVERLFCRIVPNAPARWKLAALLHDAPEYVIGDMISPVKSAVGTGYEALDTRLTAAIHLRFGLPASIPVSVKKQIKKADKISAWMEATQIAGFSEREADKLFGKPDAAVLEGLAIELRSPLLARNDFTARHEELLTQI; via the coding sequence ATGGCAAATCAACCCCGCGCGTGGCAACGCATGCTTTCTGGTCGTCGGCTGGACTTGCTCGACCCAACGCCGATGGATATCGAAATCATTGATATCGCGCATGGCCTTGCGTTTGTCGCACGTTGGAATGGACAGACCAAAGGCGATTTCGCTTATTCTGTGGCGGAACACTCCCTGTTGGTCGAACGCTTATTTTGTCGCATTGTGCCAAACGCTCCTGCAAGATGGAAACTCGCGGCACTTTTGCATGACGCCCCTGAATACGTCATAGGCGACATGATTTCCCCCGTAAAATCCGCTGTTGGAACGGGTTACGAAGCTTTGGACACAAGGCTAACAGCGGCAATACATCTTCGGTTTGGCCTGCCCGCGTCGATCCCTGTATCGGTTAAGAAACAGATTAAAAAGGCAGATAAAATTTCGGCTTGGATGGAGGCTACACAGATTGCTGGCTTCTCAGAACGCGAGGCGGACAAGCTCTTTGGCAAACCAGACGCCGCTGTTCTAGAAGGGCTAGCGATTGAATTGCGTTCACCGCTTCTGGCGCGCAATGATTTTACCGCGCGTCACGAAGAGCTTCTTACCCAAATATAG
- a CDS encoding DUF2853 family protein produces MGKRDDLIAKYADDLKNKCGVTPDMDLLTKVTIGCGPAIYNADASTVAGSQDSELETVKNNFLIKKLSLAEGPKLMEAIQAVIETYGKSERTKYRVVVYYLLVKYFGKEAVYG; encoded by the coding sequence GTGGGAAAACGGGACGATCTAATTGCGAAGTACGCGGACGACTTGAAAAATAAATGTGGGGTAACGCCCGATATGGACCTTTTGACAAAAGTGACCATCGGATGTGGTCCGGCAATCTACAATGCCGATGCTTCAACCGTCGCAGGCTCTCAGGACTCCGAACTTGAAACGGTAAAAAACAATTTCCTCATCAAAAAGCTCTCACTCGCTGAAGGTCCGAAATTGATGGAGGCCATTCAAGCCGTCATCGAAACCTACGGCAAATCCGAACGCACTAAATATCGCGTTGTCGTGTACTATTTGCTGGTAAAATATTTCGGAAAAGAAGCTGTCTACGGATAA
- a CDS encoding NAD(P)H-dependent glycerol-3-phosphate dehydrogenase, which yields MSISVLGAGAFGTALAITLSNARTDVTLWARDEVAVKTMQTTRMNAARLPKARFPKTLTVSSDLEAACQAETILLVIPTQKLAAFLHSHATLLDVKTLVACCKGVDLATGLGPVQTIASTIPSAQACILTGPSFAVDIAAGLPTALTLAGPKNCLEPLQEMLSTPALRLYWTTDTVGAELGGALKNVIAIASGAAIGAGFGESARAAVMTRGYAEIQRLAIALGAKPKTLAGLSGFGDLALTCTSARSRNFSFGFALGAKTEFDSGLTVEGAKTAEAVSNLAKKHGIDMPITNAVAAILAQRLTVSQAMEALIARPLKEE from the coding sequence GTGAGTATTTCTGTTTTGGGGGCTGGCGCCTTTGGCACGGCGTTAGCGATTACATTGTCGAATGCGCGCACCGACGTTACGCTGTGGGCGCGTGATGAAGTCGCAGTGAAGACAATGCAAACGACACGGATGAACGCCGCGCGCCTTCCGAAGGCCCGTTTTCCCAAAACCTTGACCGTGTCATCCGACCTAGAGGCGGCATGCCAAGCGGAAACCATTCTTCTCGTCATCCCAACCCAAAAACTCGCCGCCTTCCTTCATTCGCATGCGACATTGTTGGATGTAAAAACGCTGGTTGCATGCTGTAAGGGCGTAGACCTCGCAACGGGTTTAGGTCCGGTGCAAACCATTGCGTCAACAATCCCATCGGCTCAGGCCTGTATTTTGACGGGGCCGAGTTTTGCAGTAGATATCGCCGCGGGCCTCCCGACCGCCCTCACATTGGCTGGCCCCAAAAACTGTTTGGAACCGCTACAGGAAATGCTTTCGACACCCGCCCTGCGGCTCTATTGGACAACCGATACAGTTGGCGCTGAACTCGGTGGAGCCCTTAAAAACGTCATTGCAATCGCGAGTGGCGCGGCCATTGGAGCCGGTTTCGGAGAAAGCGCCCGCGCTGCCGTTATGACTCGGGGGTATGCCGAAATTCAGCGCCTCGCGATTGCCCTTGGTGCCAAGCCGAAAACCCTTGCAGGCCTTTCCGGCTTCGGGGATTTGGCGCTTACCTGCACATCCGCAAGAAGTCGGAATTTTAGTTTTGGGTTTGCCTTGGGGGCAAAAACGGAATTTGATTCTGGTTTGACGGTTGAGGGCGCAAAAACCGCCGAAGCTGTCTCTAATCTGGCCAAAAAACATGGTATCGATATGCCCATCACAAATGCAGTGGCCGCAATTTTGGCTCAACGTCTAACAGTTTCCCAAGCGATGGAAGCCCTCATCGCGCGCCCTTTAAAGGAGGAATAA
- a CDS encoding YciI family protein has protein sequence MFVALIAKDKLGSLDVRKANRDAHVAYLKSTGVAQAGPFLDENGDMCGSLVILNVETIADAQAWADQDPYAKAGLFQSVDLQLWNRVIG, from the coding sequence ATGTTCGTAGCCCTAATCGCCAAGGATAAACTTGGCTCCCTCGACGTACGCAAAGCCAACAGAGACGCGCACGTGGCCTATCTTAAGTCCACCGGTGTCGCCCAAGCAGGTCCATTTCTGGACGAAAATGGCGACATGTGCGGCTCGCTTGTTATCCTGAATGTTGAAACCATCGCAGACGCTCAAGCATGGGCCGACCAAGACCCCTATGCCAAGGCAGGCCTGTTTCAATCTGTTGACCTGCAACTTTGGAATCGGGTCATTGGCTAA
- a CDS encoding SCO family protein has translation MGRIFAFAAVGVAAILLGSTAYLKMSSGESEFEQCSVNKIAGGTSSIGGPFSLIDETGARVSDTDVLTKPSIIYFGYTFCPDVCPLDSARNAAAVDLLDEVGIETTPIFISIDPARDTPAVLAEYTDVMHDRMIGLTGTEEDVKAASRAYKTYYKKNEGDDEYYLVDHSTFTYLYLPEHGVVEYFNRDDTPEDMANRVACFVENS, from the coding sequence ATGGGTCGGATTTTTGCATTTGCTGCAGTTGGTGTTGCCGCTATTTTACTGGGCTCAACCGCCTATCTGAAAATGAGTTCGGGCGAATCCGAGTTTGAGCAATGCAGTGTGAACAAAATTGCCGGTGGTACGTCCTCCATTGGCGGGCCGTTCTCGCTTATTGACGAAACGGGCGCCCGCGTTTCCGACACTGACGTTTTGACCAAACCGTCGATTATCTACTTCGGCTATACGTTCTGTCCCGACGTGTGTCCGCTGGATTCTGCGCGCAATGCGGCAGCGGTGGATTTGCTGGATGAAGTCGGAATCGAGACCACACCGATCTTTATTTCAATTGATCCCGCGCGCGACACGCCAGCGGTTTTGGCCGAATATACCGACGTGATGCATGATCGCATGATTGGCCTCACAGGGACCGAAGAGGACGTAAAAGCGGCGTCGCGGGCCTATAAAACCTATTACAAAAAGAACGAGGGCGATGACGAATATTATCTCGTCGATCACTCGACCTTCACCTATCTCTATCTGCCCGAACACGGGGTCGTGGAGTATTTCAACCGCGATGATACCCCAGAGGATATGGCCAATCGAGTCGCGTGTTTTGTCGAAAACTCCTGA
- the nspC gene encoding carboxynorspermidine decarboxylase — translation MAQIMQTQAGDAGAFSHFDLSRVPSPCFVVDEIAIARNLAILAEVADQSGAHILSALKAFSMFALAPMVRQYLHGTCASGLYEARLAREEYGGEVATYCAGYKESEFADILALSDHIIFNSAAQKDRFLPQVRALSREVLVGLRINPEHSEGEIPKYDPCAPNSRLGMPISQLTPACLEGVDGLHFHTLCEQGFAPLERTWSAIEAQVLPYVSRLKWLNFGGGHHITRGDYDRTSLIQFIRDLKAKTGLEIYLEPGEAVALDAGILVGEVLDLLTNGMALAITDISATCHMPDVIEAPYRAAMLNEDPRGHIYRLGGPSCLAGDVIGDYGRTTPLAIGDRVAFLDQAHYSMVKTNTFNGVALPSIALWNSETDELTMVKQFSYDNFRNRLS, via the coding sequence ATGGCTCAAATCATGCAAACACAAGCTGGCGACGCGGGAGCCTTTTCGCATTTTGATTTGTCACGCGTTCCCAGCCCGTGTTTCGTGGTGGATGAGATCGCCATCGCACGCAATTTGGCGATTTTGGCCGAAGTTGCGGATCAATCCGGCGCGCATATTCTGTCGGCGCTCAAGGCCTTCTCGATGTTCGCCTTGGCGCCTATGGTCCGTCAATATCTGCATGGGACATGTGCCTCTGGCCTCTATGAGGCGCGCCTAGCCCGTGAAGAATATGGTGGCGAAGTTGCGACCTATTGTGCGGGCTACAAAGAGAGCGAGTTCGCTGATATTCTCGCTCTTTCCGACCACATAATCTTCAATTCTGCGGCACAGAAAGATCGCTTTCTGCCACAGGTTAGAGCCTTATCACGAGAGGTTTTGGTTGGATTGCGTATCAATCCGGAACACTCAGAGGGCGAAATTCCAAAATACGACCCCTGTGCGCCAAATTCACGTTTGGGAATGCCAATTTCCCAACTGACGCCTGCATGTTTAGAGGGCGTGGACGGACTGCATTTTCATACGCTTTGCGAACAGGGGTTCGCCCCTCTTGAACGCACATGGTCGGCAATCGAAGCGCAAGTTTTACCTTATGTTTCGCGTCTTAAATGGCTCAACTTTGGGGGCGGACATCACATCACCCGCGGCGATTATGATCGCACGTCGCTTATCCAATTCATACGTGATCTGAAGGCGAAAACGGGCCTTGAAATCTATCTGGAACCAGGCGAGGCCGTCGCTCTTGATGCGGGAATACTTGTCGGCGAAGTTCTGGACCTACTTACCAACGGAATGGCCCTTGCGATTACCGATATTTCAGCCACATGTCACATGCCCGACGTGATTGAAGCGCCTTATCGAGCCGCTATGCTTAACGAAGATCCGCGCGGACACATCTATCGATTGGGTGGCCCCTCTTGCCTCGCGGGGGATGTTATTGGCGACTATGGCCGCACAACTCCGCTTGCCATTGGTGATCGGGTCGCGTTTTTGGATCAGGCCCATTATTCCATGGTTAAAACCAACACCTTCAACGGTGTAGCCCTACCGTCGATTGCGCTTTGGAATTCCGAAACCGACGAATTGACCATGGTGAAGCAGTTCTCTTACGACAATTTTCGCAACAGGCTATCATGA
- the speA gene encoding biosynthetic arginine decarboxylase, which translates to MSEETGTLTELDTALTHDNTAANSVYAIERWGKDLVGVLPNGDLGLRNPLKPDAPMVSLPVILQDLEERGVHAPLLLRVSSFLESSIRALNESFASAIKRAGYKNEYRAVFPVKVNQQAQVISRIVEFGKPYSHGLEAGSKPELVIALAQPLAHDALIVCNGVKDAEFIRLAILSRKLGFNTVIVLESPKELQTVLAVVKELGEEPQLGVRVKLSNRISGNWAESSGDRSTFGMHTDQLVDVIDSLKEAGLIHCLKFQHSHLGSQIPDVNDVRRATGEACRYFVELTREGAPLTHLDLGGGLGVDYTGEKSTNENSINYSVDEYCTNIVETVSYALDEAKIPHPILVTESGRAVVATSSMLIFNVLEATLYDSHNPTVPAAEDHHFVSDLAAVSGYLEPQRLQECINDSSFYRNELRALFRRGYIDLRQMARAERIYLHLMSKIKSLAPEVGTAPDVDAHLEQLADIYHCNFSLFQSLPDVWAIDQVHPLVPLQMLNVAPDRRAVLSDITCDSDGKIDKFILADGISPSLPVHTLDESKPYYIGVFYVGAYQETLGDLHNLFGDTNVATIDLRDDGSFDLLHEQEGDTIAEVLSYVEYDPRDCVDAFRARIDNEISHKRLNPKDRKTLLAAYRDSINGYTYYE; encoded by the coding sequence TTGAGCGAAGAAACTGGAACTCTGACGGAATTGGACACTGCCTTGACCCATGACAACACTGCCGCAAATTCTGTTTATGCGATCGAACGCTGGGGTAAGGACCTAGTTGGCGTGCTTCCCAATGGCGATCTTGGGCTTCGCAACCCCCTCAAGCCAGACGCGCCTATGGTGAGTTTACCTGTGATTTTGCAGGACCTCGAAGAACGCGGCGTTCATGCACCCCTTTTGTTGCGTGTAAGCTCGTTTCTGGAAAGCAGTATCCGCGCACTCAACGAAAGTTTTGCCTCCGCGATCAAACGTGCTGGATATAAAAACGAATATCGTGCGGTTTTCCCCGTCAAAGTGAACCAGCAAGCACAGGTTATCAGCCGGATTGTTGAATTCGGCAAGCCATACTCCCATGGCCTTGAAGCGGGCTCCAAGCCTGAATTGGTGATCGCCCTCGCCCAACCTCTGGCGCACGACGCGCTTATTGTTTGCAACGGTGTTAAAGACGCGGAATTCATCCGCCTTGCCATTTTGTCGCGTAAACTCGGGTTCAACACCGTGATTGTTTTGGAAAGCCCGAAGGAATTACAGACCGTTCTTGCCGTGGTTAAAGAATTGGGCGAGGAGCCACAACTTGGTGTTCGGGTGAAACTTTCCAACCGAATTTCTGGGAATTGGGCAGAGAGTTCCGGCGATCGTTCGACCTTCGGGATGCACACAGACCAACTTGTTGACGTTATTGATAGCCTCAAGGAAGCAGGCCTCATTCACTGTCTCAAATTTCAGCACAGCCATTTGGGCAGTCAAATTCCGGACGTAAATGACGTGCGCCGCGCTACCGGCGAAGCATGCCGTTATTTCGTCGAACTCACACGCGAAGGGGCGCCCCTGACTCACCTCGATTTGGGTGGCGGACTTGGTGTTGACTATACGGGCGAGAAATCAACCAACGAGAACTCGATCAACTATTCGGTCGACGAATATTGCACGAACATTGTTGAGACCGTGTCCTATGCATTGGATGAAGCGAAAATCCCGCACCCAATTCTTGTAACCGAGAGCGGTCGGGCCGTTGTTGCGACCTCGTCGATGCTTATTTTTAACGTCCTTGAGGCCACACTTTACGACTCTCACAACCCAACCGTACCTGCGGCTGAGGATCATCACTTTGTTTCCGACCTTGCTGCGGTTTCTGGCTATTTAGAGCCACAACGCCTTCAAGAGTGCATTAATGATTCCAGCTTTTATCGCAACGAATTGCGGGCCTTGTTTCGGCGGGGATATATTGACCTGCGCCAAATGGCGCGCGCAGAGCGCATTTACCTCCACCTCATGTCCAAAATCAAGAGCCTTGCGCCCGAAGTGGGCACGGCCCCGGATGTCGATGCTCATTTGGAGCAGTTGGCGGATATCTATCACTGTAATTTCTCACTGTTTCAATCGCTTCCTGATGTTTGGGCAATCGACCAAGTTCATCCTTTGGTGCCACTACAAATGCTCAATGTTGCCCCCGACAGACGCGCGGTTTTGTCGGATATCACGTGTGATTCCGACGGAAAAATAGACAAGTTCATCCTTGCGGACGGAATTTCGCCTTCGCTTCCCGTTCATACTCTAGACGAAAGCAAACCCTATTACATTGGCGTCTTTTACGTCGGGGCCTATCAGGAAACTCTGGGCGATTTGCACAACCTATTTGGCGATACCAATGTGGCGACAATCGACCTGCGCGACGACGGAAGTTTCGACCTTTTGCACGAACAGGAAGGCGACACGATTGCCGAGGTCCTGTCCTATGTCGAATACGACCCGCGCGATTGTGTCGATGCGTTCCGTGCAAGGATCGACAACGAGATTTCTCACAAGCGCCTAAATCCCAAAGACCGCAAAACACTTTTGGCGGCTTACCGCGACAGCATTAATGGCTATACTTACTATGAGTAA
- the ahcY gene encoding adenosylhomocysteinase, with protein MANDYIIKDIALAEYGRKELDIAETEMPGLMALRTEYGESKPLKGARIAGSLHMTIQTAVLIETLVALGADVRWASCNIFSTQDHAAAAIAAGGTPVFAIKGETLEEYWDYADKIFDFDGGTCNLILDDGGDATMYILLGARVEAGETNLLDVPTSDEEVAFFAQIRKRLAASPGWFTKQRDAIQGVSEETTTGVHRLYDLVKTGHLPFPAINVNDSVTKSKFDNKYGCKESLVDGIRRATDTMMAGKVAVVCGYGDVGKGCSASLSGAGARVKVTEIDPICALQAAMDGYEVVLLEDVVSSADIFVTTTGNKDIIRIEHMREMKDMAIVGNIGHFDNEIQVAALKNHKWTNIKDQVDMIEMPSGARLILLSEGRLLNLGNATGHPSFVMSASFTNQVLAQIELWTKGDDYKNDVYILPKHLDEKVARLHLDRIGVKLSKLAPEQAAYIGVSVDGPFKPEHYRY; from the coding sequence ATGGCGAACGACTATATCATCAAAGACATTGCCCTTGCAGAATATGGCCGTAAGGAGTTGGACATCGCAGAAACCGAAATGCCTGGCTTGATGGCGCTACGCACTGAGTATGGCGAGAGCAAACCGCTCAAAGGCGCGCGCATTGCCGGTTCGCTTCACATGACAATCCAAACAGCGGTTTTGATCGAAACCTTGGTGGCCTTGGGCGCCGATGTGCGCTGGGCGTCGTGCAATATTTTTTCAACTCAAGACCACGCCGCCGCAGCGATCGCCGCTGGTGGTACACCCGTTTTCGCAATCAAAGGCGAAACGCTGGAAGAGTACTGGGATTACGCGGACAAAATCTTTGATTTCGACGGCGGCACATGTAACCTCATTCTCGACGATGGCGGCGACGCAACGATGTACATCCTTCTGGGTGCGCGCGTCGAAGCTGGCGAAACCAACCTTCTTGATGTCCCAACTAGCGACGAAGAAGTTGCGTTTTTCGCACAAATCAGAAAACGCCTCGCCGCTTCGCCTGGTTGGTTCACAAAGCAACGTGATGCGATCCAAGGTGTCTCCGAGGAAACCACAACCGGCGTTCACCGCCTCTATGACTTAGTGAAAACTGGCCACTTGCCGTTCCCTGCGATCAACGTGAATGACTCCGTCACCAAGTCGAAATTCGACAACAAATACGGCTGTAAAGAGAGCCTCGTTGACGGTATTCGCCGCGCAACAGACACAATGATGGCCGGCAAAGTGGCGGTTGTTTGTGGCTATGGCGACGTTGGCAAAGGCTGTTCAGCTTCCCTTTCGGGCGCTGGCGCACGCGTCAAAGTTACAGAAATCGACCCTATTTGTGCGTTGCAAGCGGCGATGGATGGCTATGAAGTTGTCCTTCTCGAAGACGTCGTTTCGTCAGCCGATATCTTTGTGACCACAACAGGCAACAAAGATATTATCCGCATCGAACACATGCGCGAAATGAAAGACATGGCGATCGTTGGTAATATTGGCCACTTTGACAATGAAATCCAAGTTGCGGCGCTCAAAAACCACAAATGGACCAATATCAAAGACCAAGTGGATATGATCGAAATGCCGTCTGGCGCGCGTTTGATCCTGCTTTCTGAGGGACGTCTGCTTAACCTTGGAAACGCGACGGGTCACCCTTCCTTTGTGATGTCCGCGAGCTTCACCAACCAAGTTCTGGCGCAAATCGAGCTTTGGACCAAGGGCGACGACTATAAAAACGACGTGTATATTCTGCCGAAACATCTGGACGAGAAAGTTGCGCGCCTTCACCTTGACCGCATCGGTGTGAAACTGTCGAAATTGGCTCCTGAGCAGGCAGCCTATATTGGCGTCAGCGTTGATGGACCGTTCAAGCCAGAACATTACCGCTACTAA
- a CDS encoding ActR/PrrA/RegA family redox response regulator transcription factor produces the protein MKDRELQDIGEDKSLMLLDDDEPFLRRLARAMEKRGFVVEMAGSVAAGRAIATARPPAYAVIDLRLEDGNGLDVVELLREKRPDAKIVVLTGYGAIATAVAAVKIGATDYLSKPADANDILGALLAKKDALPPPPENPMSADRVRWEHIQRVYELCDRNVSETARRLSMHRRTLQRILAKRSPR, from the coding sequence ATGAAAGATCGTGAATTGCAGGACATCGGTGAAGACAAATCTCTCATGCTCCTTGATGACGACGAACCGTTTTTGCGTCGTCTTGCGCGCGCAATGGAAAAACGCGGGTTTGTGGTTGAAATGGCTGGTTCAGTGGCCGCTGGGCGCGCGATCGCCACGGCGCGGCCACCCGCCTATGCGGTGATCGATCTGCGCCTTGAAGATGGCAACGGCCTCGACGTTGTCGAATTGTTGCGCGAAAAGCGGCCAGATGCGAAGATCGTTGTTTTAACGGGGTACGGCGCCATTGCGACGGCCGTTGCTGCGGTTAAAATCGGGGCGACGGATTATTTGTCAAAGCCCGCCGATGCCAATGACATTCTTGGCGCGCTGTTAGCAAAAAAAGATGCGCTTCCCCCACCACCCGAGAATCCGATGTCCGCAGATCGGGTGCGTTGGGAGCATATTCAGCGCGTGTATGAATTATGCGACCGAAATGTGAGCGAAACCGCGCGGCGCTTGAGCATGCACCGGCGCACGCTTCAACGCATTTTGGCGAAAAGATCGCCACGTTAG